The genomic stretch TTATTGATGATATTATCAATGCAGAAATGCCAGCTGGGGATAAATATGAGCAACTTCTTTGGTTGATGGGAGGAGCTTTCTTCCTATTCGTGGTTGTCAGACCACCGGTAGAATACTTCCGTCAGTATTACGCTCAATGGATTGGAAGTAAGATTCTTTATGATATAAGAGATAAACTATTTTCTCATATTCAACAATTAAGTTTGAAGTTCTACTCTAATAACAAAGCTGGCGAAATCATTTCAAGAGTAATAAATGATGTGGAACAGACAAAAACATTTGTGATTACTGGGATGATGAATGTTTGGCTTGATCTCATTACGATCGTTATCATTATCGGTATATTATCGTTTATGAATGTCTGGCTTACGCTTGCAGCTATTGTTCTTCTTCCTCTGTATGGACTTTCAGTTAAGTTTTTCTATAAGCGACTTCGGGACTTAACGAAGGACCGCTCACAAGCACTTGCAGAAGTTCAAGGTCATCTTCATGAACGAGTTCAAGGGATGTCAGTGATTAGAAGTTTTGCCCTGGAAGATTATGAACAAGATCAATTTAACAAAAGAAATACGAATTTCTTAGAACGAGCACTTGATCATACAAGGTGGAATGCCAAAACGTTCGCTGTCGTTAATACAATTACGGATGTAGCGCCTCTTATTGTTATTGCCTTTTCTGCGTACCTTGTAATTTCAGGAGGACTTCAAATTGGTGAGATGGTAGCCTTTGTAACTTATATGGATCGCCTATATAGTCCACTTAGACGATTGGTAAACTCATCTACAACCCTAACGCAATCCATTGCTTCAATGGATCGAGTTTTTGAATTTGTTGATGAGAAATACGATATTGTGGATAGAGAAGATGCTCGAAAGTTGAGTAACGTTCGAGGAAATATCCAGTTTGAAGATGTTTATTTCAAATATAATGAAAATGATCTTCCTGTTCTAAAAGGAATTGATCTAGATGTTAGGGCTGGGGAAACCATTGCTCTCGTTGGTATGAGCGGAGGTGGGAAATCGTCTCTAGTTAGTTTGATTCCTCGTTTCTATGAGGTAACGGGTGGGCGTATTCTTATCGATGGCACGGATATTCGGGATTACGAAGCAAGAAGTCTTCGTGACAATATCGGAATGGTTTTACAAGATAATATCTTGTTTAGTGAATCGGTTCGAATGAATATTATGATGGGAAATCCGAATGCTTCTGAAGAAGATGTCATTCGTGCAGCAAAAGCAGCGAATGCGCATGAGTTTATCAACAGCCTTCCGGAAGGTTACGATACGCCCGTTGGTGAACGCGGTGTGAAATTATCCGGAGGACAAAAGCAAAGGATTGCCATCGCGCGTGTCTTTCTCAAAAATCCTCCTATCCTCATTTTGGATGAAGCGACATCAGCTCTTGATCTTGAGAGTGAACATCTTATCCAGGAGGCGCTCGAAATACTTGCAAAAGATCGAACAACTTTCATCGTAGCGCACCGTCTTGCAACAGTGACGCATGCGGATCGAATTGTTGTCGTTGAAAATGGACAAATTTCTGAAAGTGGAAACCATCAAGAACTGATGAAACAAAAAGGGTCATACCATAATCTGTTCCAAGTACAAAATTTATAACGATTCATCAAAAAGCATCTATTTTAGATGCTTTTTTTGTTTAATTATGCACATTATCGCGTAAAAGTGACAAAGAAAGACAGAAAATTACCTCAATACACGTTGCCAATTGGTTAAATTAATGTAATAATGATAAACAGATTTTAGTTAAATTAAAAAATTCAGAATTCACAGAAAGGGGTGAGGGTGTGGAACAGCCAGTATTAAAAGTTAGCGGGTTAGAAACTCACTTTTTTACAGATGATGGAGAAATTCCAGCAGTCGATTCTGTTGATTTTTATGTCAATAAAGGAGAGGTGCTTGGGATTGTAGGGGAGTCCGGATCTGGGAAAAGTGTTACCTCATTATCCATTATGCAGCTCATTCAGGCCCCTGGTAAGGTAGTCGGTGGCGAAATTACATACAAAGGCGAAAATCTTATCGCCAAATCTGAGAAAGAGATGAGGAAGATAAGAGGGAATGAAATTGGCATGATTTTTCAGGAGCCGATGACATCGCTAAATCCAGTCTTCCGAATAGGAAATCAGCTGATCGAAGGAATTCGAATACATAAGAAATGGAACAAGAAAAAAGCCTGGGAGCATGCTGTATCAATTCTTAAGTTGGTGGGACTACCAAGAGCTGAAGAGCTAATGAATGAATATCCTCACCAATTATCTGGTGGGATGCGTCAGCGCGTTATGATCGCAATGGCAATGGCATGTGAACCAGAAGTTCTTATCGCGGACGAGCCAACAACTGCTCTTGATGTGACCATTCAAGCTCAGATTCTTGAGTTGATGAAAAAGTTGAATAGAGAAACAAACACATCAATCATTATGATTACGCATGATCTTGGTGTAGTAGCAGAGATTTGTGATCGGATTGCTGTCATGTATTCTGGGAAAATCGTAGAGCAAGGGAAAACACAGGATATATTTCAGCACCCTAAGCATCCCTATACAATCGGTTTAATCGAATCAGTACCTGACGTTCGCGTTCGAAAAGACAGGCTGTATTCAATACCTGGAAATGTTCCAAAACCAGGTTCTATCCATAAGGGATGTCACTTTGCACCACGTTGTAGTTTCGCTTTTGATAAATGTTATGAAGAGAATCCAATGCTTTTAGATGCAGGACCGGCACAACAAGCCAGATGCTGGCTTCATGAAGATGCCGAGAAAGCAGCTGTATTAGAGAGAGTGAAAAGCTAAAGGGGGCGCCTATTTTGCAAGAAGCACTACTTGAAGTTAAACAGCTCAAGAAACATTTTCCCATTCAGGGAGGCGTACTTAAGCAGCAGGTAGGAACAGTAAAAGCCGTTGATGGTGTGACCTTTACATTACATAAAGGAGAAACGTTTGGACTTGTTGGAGAAAGTGGATGTGGAAAGTCTACAACTGGACGGATGTTAATGAGACTGCTTGAACCAAGTGAAGGTGAAGTTCTTTTTGATGGGAAAGAAATGACGACCTTAAACAAAAAGGATCTCCGTCACCTTAGAAAAGATATTCAAATGGTATTTCAGGATCCTTTTGCATCGCTGAATCCGAGGCATACAGTTGAAAAAATTATCGAAGAACCTCTTATTGTTCATCAGCTTGGTAATAAAGTAGACCGAAAAAAAAGGGTAAGAGAACTTCTTGAAATTGTTGGTCTAAGTGCCTACCATGCTAAGCGCTATCCTCACCAATTCAGTGGCGGACAGCGCCAAAGAATAGGTATAGCAAGGGCACTTGCCGTTAATCCGAAATTAATCATTGCAGATGAACCTGTTTCAGCACTTGATGTTTCGATTCAAGCTCAAGTATTAAATCTTTTAGAAGATCTTCAGAAAGAGCTTGGACTAACATATTTGTTTATTGCTCATGATTTAGGTGTTGTCCGTCATATTAGCGATCGCGTTGGAGTGATGTACCTTGGTCGCATAGTCGAAATGGCAGATAGTGAAAAGCTTTATTTGGATTCAAAACATCCGTATACACAGGCTCTTCTTTCAGCGGTGCCGGTTCCAGATCCTGAATATGGGAAAGACAGAATTATTCTTACTGGAGATGTGCCAAGTCCATCGAATCCGCCATCAGGGTGTCCTTTTCACACGCGATGTCCTAAGGCGATGGACGTGTGCAGCTCCGTTGTTCCCGAATTCAGGGAGATAGAACCTGGGCACCATACAGCGTGTCATCTGTATGAAGAAGACCTTGTATAAATCACACACATGACTAAGGGGGAAGAACATGAAGAAAACCATTTTTTCATTAATGTTTGTATTGCTTCTTTCGATTGGTCTAGCCGGTTGCGGTGGATCTAACGAAACGAATGGCAATGGTGGGGGAGACTCCGGAGACGGAGGAGAAGAAGCAGGTGGAACGTTGATCTTTGGTCGCGGTGGTGACTCGGTATCACTTGATCCAGCATCTGTTACAGACGGTGAATCATTTAAAGTAACAAAGAACATCTTTGATACGCTCCTTGATTACGGTGATGATAACACAGATGTACAGGAAGCACTTGCAACAGATTGGGAAGTTTCAGACGATGGGAAGACATATACATTCACTCTTCGTGAAGGTGTAAAGTTCCATGATGGTACTGACTTTAACGCAGACGCTGTAGTTTACAACTTCGAACGTTGGATGAATGGGAATGAAGAAGCATTTTATTACTATAAGTCCATGTTTGGTGGATTTAAAGGTGACGAAGGACATGTAATTGAAAGTGTAACGGCGACAGACGATTATACAGTCGAATTTAAGTTAAAGCGTCCACAAGCGCCATTCCTTAAAAATATCGCGATGTCTCCATTTGCGATCGCTAGCCCGGATGCACTTGAGAAGCAGGGCGATAAGTTTGGTGAAAATCCTGTAGGTACTGGTCCGTTTGTATTTGATCAGTGGAACAGAAATGACAAAATCGTTCTAAATAAAAACGAAGAGTACTGGATGGATGGTTATCCAAAACTTGATAGTGTTATTTTCAGAGCGATTCCTGATAACTCAGCACGTCTAAATGCCTTAATGGCTGGTGAAATCGATTTGATGGATGGTCTTAACCCTTCTGATGTTCAGCAGGTAGAAGACAATGGCGATCTTCAAACGTTCTTCCGACCTTCTATGAACGTTGGATACGTTGGATTGACAACAAATCGCGGACCATTAAAAGATAAGCTTGTACGTCAGGCGCTGAACCACGCCGTGGACAAGCAAGCGCTTATCGATTCTTTCTATGCAGGACAAGCGGAGCCCGCGAAAAATCCGATGCCTCCGGTAATCGGTGGATATAACGATGATATTGAAGGTTACGAGTATGATCTTGATAAGGCGAAGGATCTTCTAAAAGAAGCTGGCTATGAAGATGGATTTGAAATGGAGCTTTGGGCTATGCCAGTTCCACGTCCATATATGCCAGATGGTCAAAAAGTAGCAGAAGTTCTTCAGAAAAGCTTCGCTGAAATTGGCGTAGATGCTGAAATCAAATCCTACGAGTGGGCAACTTATCTTGAAAAAGCTCGTAATGGTGAAGCAGATAGCTTCTTGTTAGGTTGGACTGGCGATAACGGTGACGCTGATAACTTCCTATACGTCCTTCTTGATCAAGATAACATTGGAAGCAACAACTATACGTACTATGAAAATCAGGAGCTTCATGATCTTCTAATCGAAGCACAGTCGACTCCAGATGAAGAAGAACGTAATAAGCTTTATAAAGAAGCACAAGAAATTATCCATGAAGATGCACCATGGATTCCTCTTGTACACTCCAAGCCAGCACTTGGTGGTTCAAGTACAATTAAAGGTTTTTCACCGCATCCAACTGGATCTGACAAGCTGACGAAAGTAACGCTTCAATAGGAAATAAGAAAGGGGAGTGATACACTCCCCTTTTATTCTTCATAACGTTACATACATATTATGACGACAAGATTTTTTACAGACGGAAGAGGTGAGTAGATGCTTGCTTATACAGTTAGACGACTGCTTATGCTTATCCCGGTTTTGTTTGGGATGACGTTAATCGTGTTTTTTATGATTCGAGCTATTCCTGGTGATCCAGCACAGGTTATTTTAGGACAACAGGCAACAGAGGAAGCAATAAAAAGTTTAACAAAACAGCTTGGCCTGGATCAGCCGTGGTATCTACAGTATATCGATTATATTAAAAACTTATTTACGGGAGATTTAGGTACTTCTCTTCGTACAAGTTCAGATATAAGTGGAGAGATTTGGCCATATCTTGCGGCTACTCTTGAACTTTCGCTTGTTGCGATGGTGATTGCGATTTTTATCGGTGTAAATGCAGGGATTATTAGTGCATGGTTTCAGAACTCATGGTTTGATTACACGGCTATGGTGTTAGCGCTAGTTGGTGTATCCATGCCTGTTTTCTGGCTTGGGTTGATGGAACAGTGGGCTTTCTCTCTTGAACTCGGATGGCTTCCATCAACGGGTCGTGAAAATGTGAGAAACCCTGTAGATGCGATTACTCACCTTTATCTTATTGATACCTTACTTCAGGGGAGAATGGATCAATTTGTTGAAGTGATTAAGCATTTGATTCTACCTGGGATTGCTCTTGGTACGATTCCAATGGCTATTATTGCACGAATGACACGCTCAAGCATGCTTGAAGTTATGCGCTCTGATTTTGTTCGAACAGCGCGTGCAAAAGGAACGAAAATGTTTTGGGTTGTCTATAAACACTCTTTAAAAAATGCCTTTATTCCCGTTCTAACCGTTATTGGACTGCAAATGGGTTTGCTTCTTGGGGGAGCGATTCTTACTGAGACGATCTTTGGTTGGCCAGGAATTGGTCGATACATTTACGACGCGATTAATTTTAGAGATTATCCTGTCATTCAATCCGGGATTTTAATCGTTGCGGTAATTTTCGTTTTCATTAATTTAATTGTCGATCTGCTGTATGCTGCAATTGATCCTCGAATCAAATACAACTAAAGGGGGCTTCTAAGATGGCTGAAATTGCTCCGCAAAAAAAAGTGAATGTTCAAAAGCAACCAGATGAAGAAGTATTATCGCCATGGCGTGAAGCCTGGAAAGGATTCAGGAGAAATAAGCTAGCGATGGTCGGCATGGGGATTGTACTTTTTTTCATTCTTCTAGCGATCTTTGCAGGGGTCATCGCTCCTGAAGGGATTAACGAACAAAAATTAGGTGAACGACTTCAATCGCCATCAGCCAGTCATTGGTTTGGAACCGATGATTTCGGTCGCGATATTTTATCACGTATTATTTATGGGGCACGTATTTCTTTATGGGTAGGTTTCTTTGCCGTACTCGGTTCAGCAGCGGTAGGAAGTTTACTAGGTATGGTAGCGGGATATTACGGTAAATTAGTAGATACAATTATTTCTCGTATCTTTGATATCATGCTTGCCTTTCCAAGTATTCTTCTAGCGATTGCAGTTGTGGCAGTTTTAGGACCATCTTTAAGAAATGCGCTGATTGCGATTGCCATTATTAATATTCCAAACTTTGGACGGCTTGTTCGTTCTAGAGTGTTAAGTGTGAAACAGGAAGAGTATGTGATGGCGGCGAGGGCTGTTGGAATGAGAGACTCAAGAATCATTTTTCATCACGTATTACCGAATTCCCTCGCACCTATTATTGTGCAAGGAACGCTTGCGATAGCGACTGCTATTCTAGAAGCGGCTGCGCTTAGTTTTCTAGGTCTCGGTGCACAGGCGCCACAACCTGAGTGGGGGAAGATGCTAGCAGACTCCCGTTCATACATTATCCAGGCTCCGTGGACGGTGTTTTTTCCAGGACTTGCAATTATGCTAACAGTTCTTGGATTTAACCTACTAGGTGACGGTCTCCGTGATGCGTTGGATCCTAAAATGAAGAAATAAAAAAATCAGCCGATTCGGCTGATTTTTTATTTGGCATGAAGCTCTTGTATGTCGACTTCATTTTCTTCCTGGTGATACGAATGGAAGCTATCGACTAGCAGATCAAGATGTTCAAGATGGTCGTTGTAATCAATAATCATACCGATTAAAGGAAAGATTGTCATCCAAAGCTCGCGGTTACATTCACCACTTTCGTATAAATCAACATAGCGTTCGGTTAAAGTGGATTCACCGGATCCGACTGTGTTTAACATTTCCTCAGGAGACTGATGCCTCACTTTGCCGATATATTTTAAATGGATACGTTCGTGATAATTTGTCAGCTCATCAAGGTGAGTCTGAATCATCTTTCTTACCTCATCGGGCATGATCAAAATCTTGACATCAAGTTGATCAAGCATTTTTAGAATAGCGAGTGATTTTTCTGTTGTAGCGATCATCTGTCTGAATAGAACGAGCTTCCGAGCTTTTACAAAATCTCTTCGTTTAAAATAGGTTCGCTCTTCCTTATAAAGAAGAAAGTACTGATCACTTTTCACCGTGTCTTCTTTTAACTTAATTAAGTTTTCTTTAAGGACTTTGTGTTCAGCATCATTTCTCGTAGCAAGTCGAATCCATTGTGAGATATATTCAGTGTTGCTTACGATTTTATGAAACAATTTCGTTTCATACTTCGGTGGGAGGAAAATCAAATTCACAAAGAAAGAACTGACGACCCCAACCATAATGACGAGAAATCGATTCGTGGCAAAAGTGATAAATTCCTCTTGTGGCGCGTTCATAATTAATATCACTGTTACAACAGCTAGTGGAATTGTACTTTCAATCTTTAATTTAATATTAATGGCGATAATGATAATAGCGCCTAAACCAATGACAATGGGCTGATTTCCGAAAAGAAGAACAAGCACGACGGCTAGCAGGGCTCCGATAATGTTTGATTGAAATTGATCGATAATCGTTTGATACGATCTGTAGATGGATGGTTGGATCGCAAACAATGCAGCTACACCTGCGAAAGTAGGTGGCTCTAATCCAAGCCATGTTGCTAAATATAAGGCGATGGTAATCGCAAGCCCTGTTTTAAAAATACGGGCACCAAACTTCATTCTGTTATTATCCTTTCATTGCATACTATTAATATAGAGAGTAACCTCTATTTCCTCTTTTAAACATATGAGACGTTCTAGTTATACATCGGAATGGTTCGGATAGCAAGGCTTATTTCAAATAATACCAAAGATAGTAGAAAAGACAGAATGAAGGTGCTTCATTCTGTCTTTATCAATTTCCATTAAGCCATCTGTTGGAAGACGCGTTTTACTGCTTCAAGCGTTTCATCAATATCTTCTTCAGTATGTTCTGTTGTTAGAAACCAAGCTTCGTATTTAGAAGGGGCAAGATTAATTCCTTCTTGAAGCATGAGTTTAAAGAATCGGGCAAATTTCTCTCCATCAGAATCCTCGGCCTGTTTGTAATTGATTACTTTCTCGTTATTAAAGTAGACGGTAAGAGCCCCTTTTAGACGATTGATTGTAATCTGAATCCCGGCTTCCTTTGCGTGTTGAAGGATGCCTAATTCAAGTCGTTCTCCAAGTTTGTCTAAGTGGTTATATACCCCTTCTTCTTGGAGGACTTCCAAACACGCTATACCTGCTGAGATCGAAGCGGGATTTCCGGCCATTGTTCCAGCTTGATAAGCTGGTCCTAGAGGAGCAACGTGTTCCATAATCTCGCGCTTACCGCCGTATGCGCCAATCGGGAGACCTCCTCCAATAATCTTTCCGAGTGCTGTCATATCTGGCTCAACACCAAGTAAGTTCTGAGCACCGCCGTACATAAAGCGGAACGCCGTGATCACTTCATCGTAGATTACGAGAGCACCGTGTTGGTGAGTGATTTCATTGACCTGTTCAAGAAAACCATCTTCAGGCTCAACGATTCCAAAGTTCCCAACAATCGGCTCAACGAGAACACCAGCTACTTCATCTCCCCATTTTTCCATTGCTTCTTTATAAGCCTCAATGTCGTTAAATGGTACCGTGATCACCTCTCTGGCAATGCTTTTTGGAACGCCAGCAGAATCCGGACTTCCTAGAGTAGCAGGGCCAGAACCAGCAGCAACTAGGACAAGATCTGAGTGTCCATGATAGCAACCAGCAAATTTCACAATTTTGTTGCGACCGGTATAGGCCCTTGCAACACGAATCGTTGTCATAACCGCTTCGGTACCGGAGTTTACAAACCGAACGCGTTCAAGAGAAGGAATGGCTTCCTGAAGCATTGATCCAAAGCGATTCTCTAGAACGGTAGGCGTACCGTAAAGAACGCCATTCTCTGCAGCTTTTGTGATCGCTTTTGTAATATGAGGATGAGCATGTCCTGTAATAATAGGTCCATAAGCAGCTAGATAGTCTATGTACTTATTGCCATCTACATCCCAGAAATAAGGGCCTTTCGCCTTTTCCATGAAAACTGGTGTGCCGCCACCAACCCCCTTGTAGGAACGGGATGGACTGTTTACGCCACCTAGCATAATATCAAGTGATTCTTTATGGTGTTGTTCTGATTTCGTGAAATTCATGTTAACCTCCTAGTCTTACTTGTTCATCACTATCCATTGTAGCATGAGTAGAGTGGAACAAAACACTATTCCCACTTGCACTTAAGCGCAATGATTGTTTAATAGGAGTGGCTCTTGTAAACTAAGTTGGTGTGTAAAAAGGAGGATAACGAATGGAAAAGGTTA from Bacillus sp. Cs-700 encodes the following:
- a CDS encoding ABC transporter ATP-binding protein, translating into MTFVRPYKKQIGITIGIGIVKFGIPLLLPLILKYVIDDIINAEMPAGDKYEQLLWLMGGAFFLFVVVRPPVEYFRQYYAQWIGSKILYDIRDKLFSHIQQLSLKFYSNNKAGEIISRVINDVEQTKTFVITGMMNVWLDLITIVIIIGILSFMNVWLTLAAIVLLPLYGLSVKFFYKRLRDLTKDRSQALAEVQGHLHERVQGMSVIRSFALEDYEQDQFNKRNTNFLERALDHTRWNAKTFAVVNTITDVAPLIVIAFSAYLVISGGLQIGEMVAFVTYMDRLYSPLRRLVNSSTTLTQSIASMDRVFEFVDEKYDIVDREDARKLSNVRGNIQFEDVYFKYNENDLPVLKGIDLDVRAGETIALVGMSGGGKSSLVSLIPRFYEVTGGRILIDGTDIRDYEARSLRDNIGMVLQDNILFSESVRMNIMMGNPNASEEDVIRAAKAANAHEFINSLPEGYDTPVGERGVKLSGGQKQRIAIARVFLKNPPILILDEATSALDLESEHLIQEALEILAKDRTTFIVAHRLATVTHADRIVVVENGQISESGNHQELMKQKGSYHNLFQVQNL
- a CDS encoding ABC transporter ATP-binding protein, producing the protein MEQPVLKVSGLETHFFTDDGEIPAVDSVDFYVNKGEVLGIVGESGSGKSVTSLSIMQLIQAPGKVVGGEITYKGENLIAKSEKEMRKIRGNEIGMIFQEPMTSLNPVFRIGNQLIEGIRIHKKWNKKKAWEHAVSILKLVGLPRAEELMNEYPHQLSGGMRQRVMIAMAMACEPEVLIADEPTTALDVTIQAQILELMKKLNRETNTSIIMITHDLGVVAEICDRIAVMYSGKIVEQGKTQDIFQHPKHPYTIGLIESVPDVRVRKDRLYSIPGNVPKPGSIHKGCHFAPRCSFAFDKCYEENPMLLDAGPAQQARCWLHEDAEKAAVLERVKS
- a CDS encoding dipeptide ABC transporter ATP-binding protein, which encodes MQEALLEVKQLKKHFPIQGGVLKQQVGTVKAVDGVTFTLHKGETFGLVGESGCGKSTTGRMLMRLLEPSEGEVLFDGKEMTTLNKKDLRHLRKDIQMVFQDPFASLNPRHTVEKIIEEPLIVHQLGNKVDRKKRVRELLEIVGLSAYHAKRYPHQFSGGQRQRIGIARALAVNPKLIIADEPVSALDVSIQAQVLNLLEDLQKELGLTYLFIAHDLGVVRHISDRVGVMYLGRIVEMADSEKLYLDSKHPYTQALLSAVPVPDPEYGKDRIILTGDVPSPSNPPSGCPFHTRCPKAMDVCSSVVPEFREIEPGHHTACHLYEEDLV
- a CDS encoding ABC transporter substrate-binding protein; translated protein: MKKTIFSLMFVLLLSIGLAGCGGSNETNGNGGGDSGDGGEEAGGTLIFGRGGDSVSLDPASVTDGESFKVTKNIFDTLLDYGDDNTDVQEALATDWEVSDDGKTYTFTLREGVKFHDGTDFNADAVVYNFERWMNGNEEAFYYYKSMFGGFKGDEGHVIESVTATDDYTVEFKLKRPQAPFLKNIAMSPFAIASPDALEKQGDKFGENPVGTGPFVFDQWNRNDKIVLNKNEEYWMDGYPKLDSVIFRAIPDNSARLNALMAGEIDLMDGLNPSDVQQVEDNGDLQTFFRPSMNVGYVGLTTNRGPLKDKLVRQALNHAVDKQALIDSFYAGQAEPAKNPMPPVIGGYNDDIEGYEYDLDKAKDLLKEAGYEDGFEMELWAMPVPRPYMPDGQKVAEVLQKSFAEIGVDAEIKSYEWATYLEKARNGEADSFLLGWTGDNGDADNFLYVLLDQDNIGSNNYTYYENQELHDLLIEAQSTPDEEERNKLYKEAQEIIHEDAPWIPLVHSKPALGGSSTIKGFSPHPTGSDKLTKVTLQ
- a CDS encoding ABC transporter permease, which gives rise to MLAYTVRRLLMLIPVLFGMTLIVFFMIRAIPGDPAQVILGQQATEEAIKSLTKQLGLDQPWYLQYIDYIKNLFTGDLGTSLRTSSDISGEIWPYLAATLELSLVAMVIAIFIGVNAGIISAWFQNSWFDYTAMVLALVGVSMPVFWLGLMEQWAFSLELGWLPSTGRENVRNPVDAITHLYLIDTLLQGRMDQFVEVIKHLILPGIALGTIPMAIIARMTRSSMLEVMRSDFVRTARAKGTKMFWVVYKHSLKNAFIPVLTVIGLQMGLLLGGAILTETIFGWPGIGRYIYDAINFRDYPVIQSGILIVAVIFVFINLIVDLLYAAIDPRIKYN
- the nikC gene encoding nickel transporter permease codes for the protein MAEIAPQKKVNVQKQPDEEVLSPWREAWKGFRRNKLAMVGMGIVLFFILLAIFAGVIAPEGINEQKLGERLQSPSASHWFGTDDFGRDILSRIIYGARISLWVGFFAVLGSAAVGSLLGMVAGYYGKLVDTIISRIFDIMLAFPSILLAIAVVAVLGPSLRNALIAIAIINIPNFGRLVRSRVLSVKQEEYVMAARAVGMRDSRIIFHHVLPNSLAPIIVQGTLAIATAILEAAALSFLGLGAQAPQPEWGKMLADSRSYIIQAPWTVFFPGLAIMLTVLGFNLLGDGLRDALDPKMKK
- a CDS encoding aromatic acid exporter family protein; this translates as MKFGARIFKTGLAITIALYLATWLGLEPPTFAGVAALFAIQPSIYRSYQTIIDQFQSNIIGALLAVVLVLLFGNQPIVIGLGAIIIIAINIKLKIESTIPLAVVTVILIMNAPQEEFITFATNRFLVIMVGVVSSFFVNLIFLPPKYETKLFHKIVSNTEYISQWIRLATRNDAEHKVLKENLIKLKEDTVKSDQYFLLYKEERTYFKRRDFVKARKLVLFRQMIATTEKSLAILKMLDQLDVKILIMPDEVRKMIQTHLDELTNYHERIHLKYIGKVRHQSPEEMLNTVGSGESTLTERYVDLYESGECNRELWMTIFPLIGMIIDYNDHLEHLDLLVDSFHSYHQEENEVDIQELHAK
- a CDS encoding glutamate-1-semialdehyde 2,1-aminomutase, translated to MNFTKSEQHHKESLDIMLGGVNSPSRSYKGVGGGTPVFMEKAKGPYFWDVDGNKYIDYLAAYGPIITGHAHPHITKAITKAAENGVLYGTPTVLENRFGSMLQEAIPSLERVRFVNSGTEAVMTTIRVARAYTGRNKIVKFAGCYHGHSDLVLVAAGSGPATLGSPDSAGVPKSIAREVITVPFNDIEAYKEAMEKWGDEVAGVLVEPIVGNFGIVEPEDGFLEQVNEITHQHGALVIYDEVITAFRFMYGGAQNLLGVEPDMTALGKIIGGGLPIGAYGGKREIMEHVAPLGPAYQAGTMAGNPASISAGIACLEVLQEEGVYNHLDKLGERLELGILQHAKEAGIQITINRLKGALTVYFNNEKVINYKQAEDSDGEKFARFFKLMLQEGINLAPSKYEAWFLTTEHTEEDIDETLEAVKRVFQQMA